A genomic region of Zalophus californianus isolate mZalCal1 chromosome 1, mZalCal1.pri.v2, whole genome shotgun sequence contains the following coding sequences:
- the MIS18A gene encoding protein Mis18-alpha produces MAGVWSSSCCKGCSSTSCACGGDKGKWGDSSLLGRRLSEDSSRHQLLRKWANMWNSVSGDASVPCVEGTRREEAADPAEEEDRPLVFLCSGCRRPLGDSLSWVTSQEDTNCILLRCVSCNVSVDKEQILSKRKNENGCILEALSCTGCSLRLGYIYRCTPKNLDYKRDLFCLSVEAIESYILGSSEKQIVSEDKELFNLESRVEIEKSLKQMEDVLKALQTKLWEVESKLSFPSCKS; encoded by the exons ATGGCGGGCGTTTGGTCATCTAGTTGTTGCAAAGGATGTTCTTCTACTAGCTGTGCGTGTGGCGGTGACAAGGGCAAGTGGGGCGACTCCTCTCTGTTGGGCAGGCGGCTCTCGGAAGACTCGAGCCGTCACCAACTGCTGCGGAAGTGGGCAAACATGTGGAACTCCGTGAGCGGGGACGCGTCGGTGCCCTGTGTAGAGGGGACGCGGCGCGAGGAGGCTGCAGACCCCGCCGAGGAGGAGGACAGGCCGCTGGTGTTTCTGTGCTCCGGCTGCAGGCGGCCGCTGGGCGACTCGCTGAGCTGGGTGACGAGCCAGGAGGACACCAACTGCATCTTGCTGCGCT GTGTTTCCTGTAATGTTTCTGTGGATAAAGAACAGATACTATCCAAAcgtaaaaatgaaaatggttg CATTCTGGAGGCTCTATCCTGCACAGGATGCTCACTCAGGCTTGGCTACATATACAGGTGCACACCCAAGAATCTAGATTACAAGAGAGACTTGTTTTGCCTCAGTGTTGAAGCCATTGAAAG TTATATTTTAGGGTCCTCGGAAAAGCAAATAGTGTCAGAAGATAAAGAACTTTTTAATCTTGAAAGCAGAGTTGAAATAGAAAAGTCTCTAAAGCAG ATGGAAGATGTTTTGAAAGCATTACAAACGAAGCTGTGGGAGGTTGAATCAAAATTGTCCTTTCCCAGTTGCAAAAGCTGA